A DNA window from Setaria viridis chromosome 2, Setaria_viridis_v4.0, whole genome shotgun sequence contains the following coding sequences:
- the LOC117845635 gene encoding PI-PLC X domain-containing protein At5g67130, whose translation MAPPLLPSSVLLLLHIALLLLVVPCSAQVGDSCSSARDCGTGLYCGNCPASGRTKPSCIRDLAIQPTSIVKGLPFNRYSWLVTHNSFSILGEPSRTGVERVTFYNQEDSVTNQLRNGVRGLMLDMYDFNNDVWLCHSLQGQCYNFTAFVPAVETLKEVEAFLSENPSEIVTIFIEDYVRSPMGLSKVFTAADLMKYWYPISEMPTNGKDWPSVTDMVAKNHRLLVFTSDSSKEASEGIAYQWSYLIENESGDPGIVPGSCPNRKESQPLNSRSASLFLQNYFPTMPVQNEACKENSGLPQMAQACYAAAGNRIPNFIAVNFYMRSDGGGVFDVQDRINGITLCGCNTIAACQAGAPMGACKDTGAPNRTPSSSSSSSSSVDGNIYSGTIEFKTHPTADASTTSMRSSFVLLLSLVLTVKLVASFMH comes from the exons atggcgccgccgctgctcccctccTCCGTGCTCCTCTTGCTCCACatcgcgctgctgctgctcgtcgtCCCCTGCTCCGCCCAG GTTGGGGATTCGTGCTCCTCCGCGCGCGACTGCGGCACGGGCCTGTACTGCGGCAACTGCCCCGCCTCCGGCAGGACCAAGCCCTCCTGCATCAGGGACCTCGCGATCCAGCCCACCTCCATT GTGAAGGGGCTGCCCTTCAACAGGTACTCATGGCTCGTCACCCACAATTCCTTCTCCATCCTCGGGGAGCCGTCGCGCACCGGGGTGGAGAGGGTCACGTTCTACAATCAGGAGGACTCCGTCACCAACCAATTGAGG AATGGCGTCAGGGGACTAATGCTTGATATGTATGACTTCAACAATGATGTATGGCTTTGCCACTCCCTGCAAGGGCAATGCTACAACTTCACTGCTTTC GTACCAGCAGTTGAGACACTAAAAGAGGTGGAAGCATTTCTCTCTGAGAATCCCTCGGAGATTGTAACAATATTTATCGAGGATTATGTTCGTTCACCGATGGGACTGAGCAAGGTCTTTACTGCTGCTGACTtgatgaagtattggtaccccaTCTCGGAAATGCCAACTAATGGTAAGGACTGGCCAAGCGTCACAGATATGGTTGCAAAGAACCACAGGTTGCTGGTGTTTACTTCTGATTCTTCAAAGGAGGCTAGTGAAGGAATAGCTTACCAATGGAGCTATTTGATAGAGAATGAGT CTGGAGATCCAGGGATTGTGCCTGGTTCTTGTCCAAACAGAAAGGAATCACAGCCACTGAACTCAAGATCTGCATctctatttctgcaaaattactTCCCCACGATGCCTGTACAGAATGAAGCATGTAAAGAGAATTCTGGGCTACCACAAATGGCCCAAGCTTGCTATGCTGCAGCTGGAAATAGAATCCCCAACTTCATAGCTGTGAATTTCTACATG CGAagtgatggtggtggtgtttTTGATGTTCAAGACAGAATCAATGGCATCACATTATGTGGTTGCAACACCATTGCTGCTTGCCAG GCTGGGGCACCAATGGGCGCATGCAAGGACACTGGGGCACCTAATCGGACTccgtcatcatcatcgtcatcctcctcctctgtagatGGAAACATCTATTCGGGAACTATAGAATTCAAGACCCATCCGACTGCTGATGCCAGCACTACATCCATGCGGAgtagttttgttcttctgctaaGCCTGGTGTTGACTGTAAAGCTGGTTGCATCTTTCATGCATTAG
- the LOC117845343 gene encoding CBS domain-containing protein CBSX1, chloroplastic, with product MDATLLLSANAALAARRRPSTPAGRPGRVVPGRGPASCRPVRARAAAAAAPAAGGVDGQSNGVYTVGDFMTTRENLYVVKPTTSVDEALEMLVQHRISGFPVIDDNWKLVGVVSDYDLLALDSMPGNGLADTNTNMFPEVDSTWKTFREIQRLLNKTNGKVIGDVMTSSPLAVRENTNLDAAIRLLLETKYRRLPVVDSTGKLVGMITRGNVVGAALKIKKKSEEGA from the exons ATGGACGCCACGCTGCTGCTCTCCGCCaacgccgccctcgccgcccggcgccgccctTCTACGCCCGCGGGACGCCCGGGGCGGGTTGTGCCGGGGCGGGGCCCGGCGTCCTGCAGGCCcgtccgcgcgcgcgccgcagcAGCGGCCGCGCCAGCCGCGGGAGGCGTCGACGGG CAAAGCAATGGAGTTTACACGGTTGGTGACTTCATGACGACAAGGGAAAATCTCTACGTTGTCAAACCTACAACTTCAGTTGACGAAG CCCTTGAGATGTTGGTGCAGCACAGGATCTCTGGCTTCCCTGTGATTGACGACAACTGGAAGCTG GTTGGGGTCGTATCAGATTATGATCTGTTAGCATTGGACTCAATGCCAG GAAATGGACTGGCTGACACAAATACAAACATGTTCCCTGAGGTGGATAGTACTTGGAAG ACATTCCGTGAGATACAGAGACTATTAAACAAAACTAATGGCAAAGTCATTGGTGATGTAATGACTTCTTCACCTCTTGCGGTGCGTGAAAATACTAATCTTGATGCTGCCATAAGGTTGCTACTTGAAACCAAATACCGAAGATTACCTGTAGTTGACAGCACAGGGAAACTA GTTGGGATGATAACAAGGGGAAACGTCGTCGGAGCTGCTctcaaaataaagaagaaatCTGAAGAAGGCGCTTGA